The following coding sequences are from one Diachasmimorpha longicaudata isolate KC_UGA_2023 chromosome 6, iyDiaLong2, whole genome shotgun sequence window:
- the LOC135163326 gene encoding uncharacterized protein LOC135163326 isoform X1: MRNYLLVLSTIICLAAAQDPLTRLLSSVIGGGGGGGGFGGGGGGILPGSGIIGGGGPRGIGGIAAGGVPLSTIIGAGPGAQPGTQPGTQPGTQPGTEPGTQPGTQPGTQPGTQPGTQPGTQPGTEPGTQPGTQPGTQPGTQPGTQPGTQPGTQPGTQPGTQPGTQPGTQPGGEPAAE, translated from the exons ATGCGGAACTACCTACTGGTGCTATCCACAATCATTTGCCTCGCTG CGGCACAAGACCCCTTGACTCGTCTCCTTAGCTCAGTTATTGGTGGTGGTGGCGGTGGGGGTGGTTTCGGTGGTGGTGGCGGAGGTATTCTACCAGGAAGTGGAATCATCGGAGGTGGAGGCCCTCGAGGAATTGGTGGAATCGCCGCAGGTGGTGTACCACTGAGCACGATTATCGGTGCCGGACCCGGTGCCCAACCAGGTACTCAACCTGGTACTCAACCTGGTACTCAACCTGGTACTGAACCCGGTACTCAACCCGGTACCCAACCTGGTACCCAACCTGGTACTCAACCTGGTACCCAACCCGGTACTCAACCTGGTACTGAACCCGGTACTCAACCTGGTACTCAACCTGGTACCCAGCCTGGTACCCAACCCGGTACCCAACCTGGTACCCAACCCGGTACTCAACCCGGTACTCAGCCTGGTACCCAACCCGGTACTCAACCTGGTACTCAACCCGGTGGTGAACCCGCTGCGGAATGA
- the LOC135163326 gene encoding uncharacterized protein LOC135163326 isoform X2 → MRNYLLVLSTIICLAAAQDPLTRLLSSVIGGGGGGGGFGGGGGGILPGSGIIGGGGPRGIGGIAAGGVPLSTIIGAGPGAQPGTQPGTQPGTEPGTQPGTQPGTQPGTQPGTQPGTQPGTQPGTQPGTQPGTQPGTQPGGEPAAE, encoded by the exons ATGCGGAACTACCTACTGGTGCTATCCACAATCATTTGCCTCGCTG CGGCACAAGACCCCTTGACTCGTCTCCTTAGCTCAGTTATTGGTGGTGGTGGCGGTGGGGGTGGTTTCGGTGGTGGTGGCGGAGGTATTCTACCAGGAAGTGGAATCATCGGAGGTGGAGGCCCTCGAGGAATTGGTGGAATCGCCGCAGGTGGTGTACCACTGAGCACGATTATCGGTGCCGGACCCGGTGCCCAACCAGGTACTCAACCTGGTACTCAAC CTGGTACTGAACCCGGTACTCAACCTGGTACTCAACCTGGTACCCAGCCTGGTACCCAACCCGGTACCCAACCTGGTACCCAACCCGGTACTCAACCCGGTACTCAGCCTGGTACCCAACCCGGTACTCAACCTGGTACTCAACCCGGTGGTGAACCCGCTGCGGAATGA